In Gambusia affinis linkage group LG20, SWU_Gaff_1.0, whole genome shotgun sequence, the genomic window ATATGGCGCTAAACTGGTGCCataaaatttgttcaaaagtaaaatatcttaaaaatggaacaatattttgaaactgaaaaaaggtttagatttaaagaaaacatttgtaactgAAAAAGTATGTTGaaactgaataaagtttgaaactgaaagaaaagtaaaacttttctaAATGTGTGGAACTAAATTGGGGCCATAGAGTATgttaaaaagaattaaactaaaaatattttgaaactgaaaaaaaaaacatgtaaaaaacaaaaaaaaaagttcaaattactTCTCAGATTCAAGTTTTTTTCCaagtttcaaaataatgttttagatTCACAACACTTTTCTTTTGGACCAACTTTGTGGCCCCGATTTAGCTCCATACATCCAGATCAGAAATACTCATCACAACTCAAATTTCTctcaacattttaattcttttttgcCTCCATGATGAACAACCAGAACAAACATCATGAGATGACAAAcccaaataaaagtaattttaaaaatatactaaaatatatttcacttgtttattttgcttttttattaaaacaaacacctttgcttagaaaaaggagaaacagaatATGAAATAATATGTGCCAGGAGTGTAGACTTTGACAATAATGGTCCAAAACCCCAAAAAGCAAACATTACAAAcattagaataaattaaaaatattaagcgACCTacaacattcagttttttgttgcaaacaacaacaaaaaaacaataaacacagctcaatttactaaataaaaactgtacaaaaactgaagattataaaaaattatatctGTGAATATAAAATTTTCCAAACATAATGAAATTAATTGCCAGTTTTCTATAGTTGAGgctttatgtaatttatttttaagcagcagCAAGTAAATGTTTGGGAGACAGGGGGCGCTGTAGGCCAACTTTATTTAACAGAAAGTCCAACACAGTAGTACAGAGTCCCTGAACAAAgtgattattttaaacattcaatCTTTAATTAAACTTCctgcctttttatttaaagggatACTTTAAAAACCACTTTACCCCTAACCTTTGAAGTACTTCTActtgaacaaaatatttgattaattttggtctcacttaatattttaaaagactaaaagaaaaagttcagttCTTGAACTGCAGTTGGGTTCAACTGAAAATTTATCGAATGGCCACAAAATGGCCCCCGAGCCACAGTTTGTAACCCCCTGTTCTAAGTGAAGCTAACttccagctggttctggttctgtgggtCCAGTTGTGGCCTGAGGCGGCGTGTCGGCCTGCAGGCCCACCAGCCTGCTGCTAACCTCCCACAGCCGCCGCGCCGCCGCGTCGTCCAGCGCCTGCGGCGCCGGCTCCTTTTCCGTCATCACGTCGTAGTAGCGACCCGTCACGCCCGCCATTTCCTCCGCCACGGCCAGAAACACGCTGGGCTGGGCGCCGAGCTCCGGACTCTTCACCAGCATGGAGAAGAACGGGCCTGAGGAagaggacgaggaagaggaggctaACAGCAAatagtttgattattttcaccTATAATCAGAAATATCAGCAGATTTTGTTAGGATTTCTGATCATAGCTAAACATAAAGTAGTAAAGTAGCAGAGAATTAAAGTGAAACTAAACCCAATATAAAAGTTAAGCTCCGCCCACAGAGAATGTCTGAAACATTCCACCAATGTGGGCTTAGAGACAATGTGGGCGTGGCTAATATACGATGTGGGCGTGGCTAATAGTAGGACGGAGTGGAGTGTGTAACCAGGGTCATAGTTGCTAATTTATCGTCTTTGGAATTATATTTAGCAACTTCTCAGATCCACCAAAGACAAGCACAAAATTCAGAACTAGATTTATAAATTCGACAAACGACAACTAtagtgacttttcttttttaagtgaCCAGTGAGAAATctagtagctttttttttaaaagcaacaagCATCAAATGTAGtgaaattttcaaaacaaacacttttctcAAATAAACTATTGGCGACAGACACTTTTTAAACAAGCCACTAGTGAAAAATTTGTCGACTTTTCTTAAAAAGCGACTagcaatattttcaaattaccaaaaagcaacaaatccagcaactttttaaaatacgcAACTAGTGACAAATctagttcagacctaaatctaatGGAGAATTTGCATAAAGGcgttaaattttttgtttagattttcaGTTCCTCACAGGATCGATATAGAAGTgtactccacacttttcaggtctttgagtgatttttaaatacttttggttACAGTGATTTCTACTTAAGGTTGTCAGATTGTCTGAAAACagatgcatgccacacttttcagatgtttctctATTAAAAACCTAATGAACAGTTCAGCAGAAACTCACTGAGAACGGTGGTGGAGAACTGCGACTGGTGCAGGCCGGTGTGTCTGCCCAGGTCCGTGGCTACGACCCCAGGGTGCACGGCGTTCACCGTCACTCCGGtgcctttcacacacacacacacacacacacacacacacctcggGTTAGAACACCACGCTCATCGCAGGCCGGACCGCCTCCCACACTGAACGCTGCGGCCGGCGGACTCGCCTTCTAGCCGCTTGGCGAGCTCCCTGGTGAACAAAACATTGGCGAGTTTGCTCTGGCAGTACGCCTGCTTCGTGTCGAACTTCTTCTTCTCCCAGTTCAGGTCGTCGAAGTCGATCTTTCCGACGATGTGGGCGAGCGAGGCCAGGTTGATCACACGACTGGGGGCGGAGTCTTTCAGCTTCTCCAGCAGGAGGTTTGTCAACAAGAAGTGGCCTGGAGGAAGTTAGAGCTTGGAATAGGTTTACAGTTTAAGAGGAAGCCTTTTGACTGCTGGAAAAtaggcaataaatcaattaaatagataatagattaaaacaaactcaatcatttccacttgcatggtttattgtttttctctttttaccagaagctggatgataaaagtcttcagttttgtttataattcattttttgctgttatcttgatttattttccatatttaaagcttttcaataaatcaaattcaatcatgtttatttgtttagcatattaataaaaaatcataaaaataagatGGAGTCACAGattagagaaagaaataaacattacatttttaaagcccaaaattacaagaatttttttaagtaagaaaaaataacaaaagtaaattttgccaaatcagtttctttcaataaaagaaaCTTATGAAATGTTAACAGAAACTGTAGGTCTGTGTCTGGTAGATTTTGGGTTAAAATAGTTTGATGTTCATTCAGAGGggagaaaattttaatattttactcaagagacgaaatacttcataataaaattgttcaagtaaaagttaaaaagttcagcgtaataaaaatactcctaaaagtacattttttcaaaaaaagttactcaagtaaatgtaattgagtaaaagtaactagttactaccccaTTGTGCTTTTTGGCTAATGGAGCTAGCAaacatcatatttaaaaatagttggactgttctgttgtgtttgataaaaaaaaatattttgaaaataaaatgttggaaaatatgagaaaatttcccctgaggaaaaaaaagatctccCCTGGTTCTTCTCAGTGAGTGACTGAGaaacacaaatgcatgccacacttttcagatttgtaacAGTGAAAATGTCTGGAAACCCATTTCTCTTTCATAAAGCGttctctgggtttgttttgcatttttaacgGTGAAGTTGGATGAAAACACTTATGGGTCACTACCTAAATGGTTCACTCCCAGCTGCATGTCGAAGCCGTCCTCCGTCTTCCCCGCCGGACACCGCATGACTCCGGCGTTGTTAATCAAAATGTCCACACTCTTCTCCTCTGCAATAAAAAAGCAGGTCCGTTAGAGACTCTGTCTCATGTTTCCTCGGTTTGGTTTGCTTTGCACCTTGATTGATTCTCTCTGCGAACTCTCGGATGGACTTCATGGAGGCCAGGTCCAGCTGGCACGCATAAACATGCGGGTTCAGCGTCTTCCCTCGGATCTCTTTCGCTGCCGCTTCACATTTCTCCATGTCGCGGCATCCCATAATGATCCGGCCCCCTGAAGAGGCAAGACACAGTGCGTCAGAAGccgcgtttccattacaaatgtcaaggatattccactaatgttggGGACTTCCGGTTTGACCGCAAGATGAAGCAGCcgcactttcttcttcttcttcttcttagaTTATGGCGGATCGAGCTTTCTGAAGTTCCCCCTTTAACAATACTGTATAATTATAAATTCGCTATGAATGAAACAATACTCATCGTGCTTTAGTAGAGTCGCGACCAGTCAATgagacaatgacaaaaaaaaagacaacaggagcATCTAACTGCTATGCTAACGGTTATGCTAGCAGGCCATAAGAAATCCCGAAAAGCTCGAAACAAATATTCCgctaattaaaaagaaattggaatTGCGGTATTTCTGGTAAATAAGAAACGTAATTAagatcacatgtgaataagtttgctcacatgataaatcattaaatataaataaatatcgtcctccaactacttcctgttatAGACTTCTTCATGGTTTGAAATGGTGGCAGAATCCGGTTGTTGATCGCATCACTGGGATGATGTCACTGTTTTGATAAATACACCAATTTGATAtgaccaaataataataataataataat contains:
- the LOC122822750 gene encoding retinol dehydrogenase 13-like isoform X2: MTQKGCCCNLSLLCGFQMNRVTGGRCPSKARIKGKTVVITGANTGIGKETAKELANRGGRIIMGCRDMEKCEAAAKEIRGKTLNPHVYACQLDLASMKSIREFAERINQEEKSVDILINNAGVMRCPAGKTEDGFDMQLGVNHLGHFLLTNLLLEKLKDSAPSRVINLASLAHIVGKIDFDDLNWEKKKFDTKQAYCQSKLANVLFTRELAKRLEGTGVTVNAVHPGVVATDLGRHTGLHQSQFSTTVLSPFFSMLVKSPELGAQPSVFLAVAEEMAGVTGRYYDVMTEKEPAPQALDDAAARRLWEVSSRLVGLQADTPPQATTGPTEPEPAGS
- the LOC122822750 gene encoding retinol dehydrogenase 13-like isoform X1, whose amino-acid sequence is MSRYILPVSVFGTVAGSAVLIKNRVTGGRCPSKARIKGKTVVITGANTGIGKETAKELANRGGRIIMGCRDMEKCEAAAKEIRGKTLNPHVYACQLDLASMKSIREFAERINQEEKSVDILINNAGVMRCPAGKTEDGFDMQLGVNHLGHFLLTNLLLEKLKDSAPSRVINLASLAHIVGKIDFDDLNWEKKKFDTKQAYCQSKLANVLFTRELAKRLEGTGVTVNAVHPGVVATDLGRHTGLHQSQFSTTVLSPFFSMLVKSPELGAQPSVFLAVAEEMAGVTGRYYDVMTEKEPAPQALDDAAARRLWEVSSRLVGLQADTPPQATTGPTEPEPAGS
- the LOC122822750 gene encoding retinol dehydrogenase 13-like isoform X3, coding for MGCRDMEKCEAAAKEIRGKTLNPHVYACQLDLASMKSIREFAERINQEEKSVDILINNAGVMRCPAGKTEDGFDMQLGVNHLGHFLLTNLLLEKLKDSAPSRVINLASLAHIVGKIDFDDLNWEKKKFDTKQAYCQSKLANVLFTRELAKRLEGTGVTVNAVHPGVVATDLGRHTGLHQSQFSTTVLSPFFSMLVKSPELGAQPSVFLAVAEEMAGVTGRYYDVMTEKEPAPQALDDAAARRLWEVSSRLVGLQADTPPQATTGPTEPEPAGS